Proteins encoded in a region of the Mycolicibacterium neoaurum genome:
- the nrdI gene encoding class Ib ribonucleoside-diphosphate reductase assembly flavoprotein NrdI — MSNLVYFSSVSENTHRFVQKLEMPAIRIPLKERIQVDEPYVLVLPTYGGGHANGPDPDRGGYVPKQVIAFLNNEHNRSLIRGVIAAGNTNFGAEFGYAGVVVSRKCGVPFLYRFELMGTTDDVFAVRAGLQDFWKDQTCHQPSQLQNL, encoded by the coding sequence GTGAGCAACCTCGTCTACTTCTCCAGCGTCTCGGAGAACACGCATCGGTTCGTGCAGAAGCTCGAAATGCCTGCCATCCGGATTCCACTCAAGGAACGGATCCAGGTCGACGAGCCCTATGTACTCGTCCTGCCCACTTACGGTGGCGGACATGCCAACGGCCCGGATCCTGACCGCGGGGGTTATGTCCCCAAACAGGTGATCGCCTTCCTGAACAATGAACACAACCGGTCGTTGATCCGCGGTGTCATCGCCGCGGGCAACACCAACTTCGGTGCCGAATTCGGCTACGCGGGGGTCGTCGTGTCTCGTAAGTGCGGCGTTCCATTTCTCTACCGTTTCGAACTCATGGGAACGACGGACGACGTCTTTGCCGTCCGCGCAGGATTACAAGACTTCTGGAAGGACCAGACGTGCCACCAACCGTCACAGCTGCAGAACCTGTAA